The genomic region aaacgcagacgaagtcgcgggtaacagctagtatattatattttatatatcatattaATCTTTGTTAAGCTTTTTAGTATTAGGTTAGAATCGTGGAAGGTAccattaatatacttatttctgAAGCAAATCTTAATttctgtattccggtctgaagggccgTGTAATTACAGTTACATGAGACTCAACGCCTACCTCTACGGTTAAGTTGCCGGCACTGCTCCTAGCGTGTggtgtgtacaataaaaagggcacttcatatatgcacaaaatcactgcctacccaatttttttaaaaaaaatttaataagaggCTCACTTGGTAGTGCGTGATCGTGACCGCACTGCCGTCCCTCATGTTGACCAGCACGAGCGGTTCGCTGCAAACATACGACCAGTTCCACGGCGCGCCCACGCGTACTTCCGTGCGACCCACCTCCTCGCCCCACTCCAGTAGAGCCACGTTGTCTATGGCAAAAGGAACGTTCACTAcaggtttttaaatattggatcgaagcagacgttacttgtCGGAAATTCCATAATATGCCATgaacccattgacatcttggagatgtctcttataaagtacagtttgtattaaacgtaagcttatagaaaagtcctattatagtatgaaggactacgtaatcgataaaaaagcttgggtgtgaattattgctctaaccaggtcgctcttctgataattttaaatgacaatgagagatgtgataacaaaaaaaaacaccaccCTGCTCagtttgtgggcttcttcttagaccaggacgcgtttggaaccctcgtagctttagttttaagtttacgaatatggttatcgccatcatctcactaccgtgtaattctcatgtacgtatcaaaagtgccacctatgggcctacttgaataaagatatttttgactttgaactgttgagatactctgagatctgtttggtgtggagtataaggattgaagaaattttaaattacaccatacagattctcttgcttctcgcggagtatagcaaattaaagcttaattttcatatcatatAACATtcaattaaaggttttgttatGAGCTGTAAAGGTCGGCATTATATGGCGTAACCGTGAGCCTTCTTTTATATATCTCAATATTTCTTAGTTATGCTAGTAAAATACCAATAGTCCAACGGTCTTCTTTGAATCCAAAAGAGAATTCCAGTTCGAAGTCTGTGTAGGTCATTCGAGTTGTAAGTCCACGCTCGTCCCAAGACTCCTCTGCGACTACAGGAATTTGGCTGAACATGGATCGACGTAAGCCTATCGACGCGTAGacacctaaaaaaatataaaactcgtAGTCTCGTACCTATTATATTTACCACTATTATCAGCCCTGATACCGAGCCAATTTACGGCACGGGTCTCTGACCAAGTAGATCTCTTATATGGTCGATTAACAATTAACacatttttaacccccgactcAAAAACATTGATTCTGTACAAGAGAATTGGCACTATATACCAAAAActaaccaataaatttaaaaagtgctCCGCTGCTAAAAATCGTGACTCCTGGATGGGGCCTAACATTCTCCGTTTTGGTGGGCACCAACTTCAATGTTTCCACAACAACCGGGTTAACTTTGCCAGTATAAAACGCCACCACTGGGCCGGCAGCGATCTGACGAACGACCAAATATACTTCCTGCATAAGCAAATCGTGACGCCTCAACGCGGACGACCGCGTCTCGTTCGCACCATctttaaaatagatataaaagtGCCTCAAGTTTTTATCGTAAATCCGCAGTTTGGAACTCGAATCGctcaaataaaacacataactcGCTAATGGCTGCAGATGACTTTTTAGCGTCTTAAACGCTTGGCTCACAGATGGGAGGTAGGTAGCTTTTTTCTCCCTCAACTCTTGATCTAAATGGTAGAAGGGGGAGCCGATTTTATCTTTAATACTTATGTCTTCCGTGGAAAAGGTCTCCTCGACGAATAATACGACAACTTTAGACCGCTCTATGGCTACTTCAATAATGTTTGAGAAGTCTGATGACTTCATCTTCATGAATGGGCTCGCTTTATTTGGTAGGTTGGTGAGAACATTGTCGTAGTCTATCACAAATACGGGAGTTCTGTCCCTTTCAGCGATAGAAGATTGGagcgttaataaaaatattaaataggcAATACACATTTTTAACCACTGCTTGTGAGTTTACAAAGAACAATGAATTAGTTTATGAATTTATGACAGAACGTAATCTTCTTTCATGCTgtgacaaaatattaataagtttttatcgAAAGTTTAATTAAAGAACTTTtggaatagttttatttttagcgTATGTCAATTTTATGAAAGTGGTGCGAGTGTCCGTTGAATAACtgttaagttaacaattattcattgtaaagtcaacatctcctgaggatgctccggtgtccgagcgaaacgtgcgtagagggtacattgctgacgATCTTTTTGGTGTCGAGtgtaaagattaaagaaattataatttacaccgtacagattctcctgttgcGTTTGCTTTCATGAAATATTGATTTGACATATCTTCACTGATCTGTGTTTAATCTGTGgtgtttaaattgttttgaaGTGTGTAATTTTTGAACAAAGTTTTGTtctgaagacatggctgtacggttatatacctttgccttttccctatggaagagaataaagaaaaaaaatcatatgttTTGTGTTTGAACTTTAGTGTTTTGAATGctcgatattttaataaacttccataatttaatctaaaatcgaaatcttttttaaattagcaaATATGTGTTTACTGATTGCTAGTGGCTTATATAAAACCAACGTTATTAGGTAAGAATATCTTTTCTATTTACTGTACTATTATAGTAAGATGTGCAACCCAGCCATATATATTATTGGTCTATGATCCGAGCCATCTGATCTCGATCTGTTAAATTCATCACATCAGcttattaccagcccactacagagcacgggtctcctcccacaatgaggtgttaaggccgtagccaccactctggcccagtgcggattggtagcgGGTTTAATTACAACCTTTTCATTAATAACACTTTTATTGGTTTGTCTAGCTTAGAATAATTATGGCACGTGCAATCTTATTGGCGTATGCCGAGGAAGTGAGAAAACGGAGAGTTCTCCGCGTACAGAGGCGCCGTTTGCGCGACACGACTGACCCCATGCAGTTGTCTGACAAAGAATTCATTGCGAACTTCCGCCTAAACAAGTGTGGTTT from Pararge aegeria chromosome 26, ilParAegt1.1, whole genome shotgun sequence harbors:
- the LOC120635152 gene encoding uncharacterized protein LOC120635152, producing MKMKSSDFSNIIEVAIERSKVVVLFVEETFSTEDISIKDKIGSPFYHLDQELREKKATYLPSVSQAFKTLKSHLQPLASYVFYLSDSSSKLRIYDKNLRHFYIYFKDGANETRSSALRRHDLLMQEVYLVVRQIAAGPVVAFYTGKVNPVVVETLKLVPTKTENVRPHPGVTIFSSGALFKFIGVYASIGLRRSMFSQIPVVAEESWDERGLTTRMTYTDFELEFSFGFKEDRWTIDNVALLEWGEEVGRTEVRVGAPWNWSYVCSEPLVLVNMRDGSAVTITHYQIQPFNFKEYIIGRRSNSTDRTRCFGPAVNCGPYFNAHILAGLMVTFFCTVILTYGVVSLYNINANSIYDDAQGKPLVIVAEGGR